In Mycobacterium branderi, the DNA window GCGCGGCCGTCCTGCACGAGCACCCGCACCGGCATCAGCCGGTTCTCGATGCGGATCTTCTCGCGCATCGAGCGTTGCCGCAGCACCCGATACAACGCCTTCTTGACGTCCTTGCCCTCGGGCATCGGCAGCACGTAGGAGCCGGAGCGGTGCACTCGGCGCACCGCGTATTCGCCGTGTTCGTCTTTTTCGAACTTGACGCCGTAGCGCTCAAGCCGCTGCACCATAGCGAACCCGCGCGTGGCGGTCTGGTAAATGGTGCGCTGGTTGACGATTCCATCGTTGGCGCGGGTGATTTCGGCGACGTAGTCCTCGGGTTGGGCCTTGCCGGGGATGACGGCGTTATTGACGCCGTCCATGCCCATCGCGAGGGCCCCGGAGTGGCGCACGTGCGCCTTCTCCAACAGCAGCACCTGGGCGCCGTGCTCGGCGGCGGTCAGCGCGGCCATGGTGCCGGCGGTGCCGCCGCCGATGACCAGCACGTCGCAGTCGAGCCTAGTTGGCGCCGCTGGGTCGGGGATCTCTATCATGCTGCCACCGAATACTCAAGTGCGGCAAGGATTTCCGTACGTAGCTGCGGCCGGTCCTGTGCAATGCGCGGCGCCGGCACGTCGACGAGCGCGCGCAGCGGCTGCCCGGCCCGGCCGAGCACCGCGACCCGGTCGCCCAGCGTCAGCGCTTCGTCGACGTCGTGGGTGACGAACACGATGGTCGTCGGGTGGGTGCGCCAGGTGTCGATGAGCAGCCGCTGCATGGCCGCGCGGGTCTGGGTGTCCAGCGCGCCGAACGGCTCGTCCATCATCACCGCTCGTGGCGCGCCGGCCAGGCCGCGGGCCAGCTGGACGCGTTGCCGCATGCCGCCGGAGAGGTTCTTGGGCAGGTAGTCGCCGAAGCCGGTCAGCCCGAGCTCGGCGATCCACCGGTCGGTCTGGGCGCGACGGGTGGCCCGCGGCGCGCCGCGCAGCCGCAGCGCAAGCTCGATGTTGGAGCGCACACTGCGCCACGGCAACAGCGCGTTGTCCTGGAACACCACGCCGCGGTCGCCGGAGGTGGTGGTGACTTGGGCGCCGTCGGCGAGCACTCGGCCGGCGTCGGGCCTCAGCAGCCCGGCCAGCGCACGCAGCACCGTCGTCTTACCGCAACCCGACGGCCCGGTCAGCACCAGGATCTCCCCTGGCCGCACGGTCAGGCTGAGATCCTCAATCACTGGAGACGCGTTGTAGGACAGGCGAATTCGATCCAGCTCAAGGCTCATGCCGGTCGTCATCGAGCGTTCTCCTCACCACGCGGCAGCCATCGCGTCACCCGGCGTCCCACCAGTTCCACCGCCGCCGAGGTGGCGAACCCGAGCACCCCGATCGTGATGATTCCGACAAACACGTCGGGATAGGCCAGCACGGTGTAGGCCTGCCAGGTGCGATACCCGACACCGAGGCGACCGGAGATCATTTCCGCGGAGATCACACAGATCCACGCCACGCCCATGCCCACCGACAGGCCGCCGAACACGCCGGGCAGGATGCCGGGCAGCACGACCCGGGTCAGCACGTCCCACCGGCCGCCGCCGAGGGTGCGCACCGAGTCCTCCCACAGCGTGGGCAGTGCCCGCACCGCATGCCGGGTGCTGACCATGATCGGGAAATACGCGGCCAGGAAGGTGATGAACACGATGCCGGCCTCGTCGGTGGGAAACAACAGAATCGCCACCGGCACCACCGCGATCGCCGGGATCGGTCGCGTCAACTCGGTCAGCGGGCCGAAAACATCGGCGAACAACCGGGAACGGCCCAGCAGGATGCCGGTGCCGACACCGACCACGGCAGCCAGCCCGAAGCCGGACAGGATGCGAATCAGCGACTGCGCCAAGTCAAGCCAGTATCCGTCGGTCGCAAGCCGACGGGCCAGTGCGCTCACGATCTCGGTGACCGTCGGCAGCGTGTCGAACCGCAGCCAGCACCGCACATTGCCCGCGGTGAGCAATTGCCACAACCCGATCGCGGCGGCCACCGACGCGACCCGCAGCACCCGCGACCGCCACGGCGAGCGGCCCCGGCGCGGCACGGCGATCACCGGCGTGATTGCCACCGGGGCGTCGATCTCGACGGCGGTCATGCCGCACCCGCCAGCGCTTGCTGGTAGTCGACAGCGACGCTGCCCGGGTGCGCGGCGACGTAGCGGTGCGCGCCCGCCGTGGTGTCGAACGGCAGGAAGTTCTGGCCGTCGCGGACCCACACCGATTTGTCGGCGAACCATCGGGTACCCAGTTCGGCGTCATGGACGTAGGCCGCGCGTACGCGCGCGCCGTGGGCGGCGGCGTCGCGCACGGCCCGCAGCAGTGCGGTGGGGTCGGCCACCGATTGGGTGGTGTCCGATCCGTCTAGCCACAGCTCGCCGCCAGTCAGCGACGGGTGGTCGATTTGGCCCACCGCCTTGTCGTAGTCGAGCTTTCGGGTGGCGAACGCGGCCCGCAGCGGCGCGTCCTGAACGAAGCCGGCGACGTCGAGGTCGGCGAAGTCGCCGATCGACTTCAGGTACGGCACATCACCTTTCAGCGCGTCGACCAGTGGCGCTTTGAGCGTGGTGTCGAACGCGGTGCCGCCTGGGCCGTTGTAGAGGTAGACGACTTCGGCCGGCAGCCCGCTGCCCTGGGCGACGATGCGCGCCGCCTCCAGCGGTTTGGTGTTGATGAAGTCGGTGGCATCGAGCTGCGCCTGCAGGAACGCGTCGAGCACCTCCGGGTGGGCGGCCGCGTAGGCGCGACGCGCCACGACGCCGTGCAGCGTCGGATAGTTCAGCTCGGCGCCGTCGTAGAGAAGTTTGGCCTTGCCCTGGTGGACCAGCAGACCAGGCCAGGCCACAAACTGTGAGAGTGCTTGCACCTGACCGGATTCCAGCGCCGAAGCGCCAACCTGCGGCTGCTGGTTGAATACCTCGACGCCGCTGATCCCGGCATTCGCCATGGCCCGCACCAGAGTGCCGTGGCCAGCCGAGCCGACGCTGGCGGAGACTTTCTTCCCGGCCAGGTCGGTGATTGCCCCCGCTGGCGACGCCGGCGTCACCACCACCATGTTCAGTGCTCCCTTGGGCTGGTAGCCGGTGACCGAGACGATTTCGGTGCGGGCGCGCTCGTTGGCCTGGGTTTTCGACCCGTTGATCAGCATCGGGTAGTCGCCCATCGAGCCGATGTCGATCTTTTCGGCGACCATCTGGGCGGTGATCGGCGCGCCGGTGTCGTAATCCTGCCACGTGACACGGTATTTCGTGCCGGTGCGCTTGGTGATGTCGTCGAGTCGGCGTTCCAGATAACCCTGGGCGCGAAGCAGCGTGCCGGCCGTCACTGTGTTGATGGTCTTGGACTGATAGCCGACGACGACGCCGACGGCATCGCTGGAGTCCAGCGCGCAACCGGAGGCGATCAGCGCCAGCGCCAGTAGTACGGCGGATCGTTTCATGAAATGTCCTGTCAGCGAAGCAGATACGGCATGTTGACGGTCACCGCGCCGGTCGGGCAGCGGGCCGCGCACGGGCCGCAGTACCAGCATTCGTCGACGTGCATGAAGGCCTTCCCGGTGTCGGGGTTGATGGCCAGCGAGTCCATTGGGCAGATGTCGACGCACAGCGTGCAGCCGTCGATGCACAGCGACTCGTCGATGGTTACCGGGACGTCGGCGCGCTGATTGACCAGTGTCACGTCGAACTCCTAACCAGGCTGCCGCGCATGGTGATTCGATCACCGCGCATCCGGATGTATTCAAGGTCGACGGGTCTGCCGTCATCGAGACTGGTGAGCCGCTCCAGCATCAGTAGCGCCGCACCGTCAGGTACCTGCAGCGCTGCCGCGGAATGCGGGTCGGCGGGAATGGCCTCCAGCGCCAACGTCGCCGAGCCCAGCCGACGCCCGCTGACTTCCTCGATGAGGGCGAACACGTCGTTGGTCTCCAGCGGCTGGGCCAGGATCTCGGCGCCGACGTCGGGAGCCAGATACGTCAGGTCCAGGCTCAACGGCAACCCACCGAGGTAACGCAGCCGTTCGACGAACACCACCTGCTGGCCCGGCGCCAGTTGCAGCCGCTGCGCCACCGAAGGCGGAGCGGCGACGGTCATTGCCGCTCGCACCTCGTTGCGGACGTCGCCGTAGCCTTTGAAGGTTTCTTTCAGACCCATGAGAGTGTCGAGCCCGTGGTCGTATTTGCGCTGTGCGACATGGGTTCCGACGCGCGGGCCGCGATCGATGAGCCCCTCGTTCTTCAGCACGGCAAGAGCGTCCCGAATTGTGTTGCGGGAGACGAAGAACTCTGCTGCCAGCTGCTGCTCCGTGGGCAGCCCGTCGTCGTAGGCGCCGCGGTGGATCGCCTGCCGCAGCACGTCGGCGACCTGGCGCGCACGGTCGGCGCGGGGCCGGCGGATCGGTATCGGTACGGCAAGGGCCACGCCGTCACGCTATCGGCGCCGGCGAGGCGCCCTGGCCAGCCGAAATGCCGGCGGCCAGGCAACCCGGCGCATTGCGCCGCCCGGCGCTCCCGCGTTACCAGCCGAAACCCGGGATCAGCCGACGATTGCGCCACCTTTGGTCAAACGCCGTCGGTTCCGATCCCGGTGAACAAAACCCGCGGTCTTCGCCCGGATGTCAGCTTTCGCCAGCGTTGTGAATGCCGTAGGGCACGGCGTTGACCAGGGTGACGCTGAGCGCGGTTCCGCTGGGCAGCCGATAAGTACGCTGTTCGCCGGGACGTGCGCCCATGATCGCGGCACCCAACGGGGACTGGCTGGAGTAGACCTCCATATCGGCGTATTCGGCGCCGCGCACACCCAGCAAGAAGGTTTCTACGTCACCGGTGTCGTCGTAACGGATGGTCAAAACCATTCCCGGTTCGGCAATCCCGTCGTCGGGTGGGTCCTCGCCGACCACGGCATTGGCCAGCAGATCATGGATCTGTTTTATCCGCACCCGCCGCTCGCAGTCAGCGGTTCCGTTGGCAGATAACTCGCGAAGAGTGGCCAGCTCCCTTTGCAGCCGCTCGTATGCCTGCGGAGAGATCCACGGATGTTGTTGTGTGCTGGTCATGTTCGTTCCTTTCACGCTGCACTGCGGTAGGGCACGGCACTGAGCAGCGTCACGGGCAGATGCGGCCCGTCGGGAATCGCGTAGTTGCACTGCTCGCCAGGACGTGCGCCGGCAATCGCGCGGCCCAATGGCGACGCCATCGAGTACACAGTGAGATCCGTGTCGTCGGGCGCGCCACGTCGGCCGAGAATGAACGTTTCGGTCTCGCCGGTGGCGTCGTAGCGGATCGTGAGTACCATGCCCGGTTTCGCGACGGGTCCGCGTCTGGCTCTGGTCATTTCGATGGTGTCCTTATCTTTCGTATCGAGGGTTGTCGCCAGGGGCGGGCCGAAACCGGCTGCCGCCCCTGACGACTCGGCTGCCCGGTGGGCAAGCTCGGTCTTGGTGTGTGTCAGTGGCCGCTTCTGCGGAGCGGATCGAATTCGGCGAAGGGTTCGGGTTGCTTGCCGGTGCTGATGTGTTCGGCCAAGAGCCGACCGGTGACCGGACCGTGTGCCAATCCCCACATGCCATGCCCGCCGGCCACATACACGCCCGCTGACACCTCTCCGATCAATGGGCGGCCGTCGGGCGTAAACGCGCAT includes these proteins:
- a CDS encoding ABC transporter ATP-binding protein, which encodes MTTGMSLELDRIRLSYNASPVIEDLSLTVRPGEILVLTGPSGCGKTTVLRALAGLLRPDAGRVLADGAQVTTTSGDRGVVFQDNALLPWRSVRSNIELALRLRGAPRATRRAQTDRWIAELGLTGFGDYLPKNLSGGMRQRVQLARGLAGAPRAVMMDEPFGALDTQTRAAMQRLLIDTWRTHPTTIVFVTHDVDEALTLGDRVAVLGRAGQPLRALVDVPAPRIAQDRPQLRTEILAALEYSVAA
- a CDS encoding ABC transporter permease; this encodes MTAVEIDAPVAITPVIAVPRRGRSPWRSRVLRVASVAAAIGLWQLLTAGNVRCWLRFDTLPTVTEIVSALARRLATDGYWLDLAQSLIRILSGFGLAAVVGVGTGILLGRSRLFADVFGPLTELTRPIPAIAVVPVAILLFPTDEAGIVFITFLAAYFPIMVSTRHAVRALPTLWEDSVRTLGGGRWDVLTRVVLPGILPGVFGGLSVGMGVAWICVISAEMISGRLGVGYRTWQAYTVLAYPDVFVGIITIGVLGFATSAAVELVGRRVTRWLPRGEENAR
- a CDS encoding ABC transporter substrate-binding protein: MKRSAVLLALALIASGCALDSSDAVGVVVGYQSKTINTVTAGTLLRAQGYLERRLDDITKRTGTKYRVTWQDYDTGAPITAQMVAEKIDIGSMGDYPMLINGSKTQANERARTEIVSVTGYQPKGALNMVVVTPASPAGAITDLAGKKVSASVGSAGHGTLVRAMANAGISGVEVFNQQPQVGASALESGQVQALSQFVAWPGLLVHQGKAKLLYDGAELNYPTLHGVVARRAYAAAHPEVLDAFLQAQLDATDFINTKPLEAARIVAQGSGLPAEVVYLYNGPGGTAFDTTLKAPLVDALKGDVPYLKSIGDFADLDVAGFVQDAPLRAAFATRKLDYDKAVGQIDHPSLTGGELWLDGSDTTQSVADPTALLRAVRDAAAHGARVRAAYVHDAELGTRWFADKSVWVRDGQNFLPFDTTAGAHRYVAAHPGSVAVDYQQALAGAA
- a CDS encoding 4Fe-4S dicluster domain-containing protein, with translation MTLVNQRADVPVTIDESLCIDGCTLCVDICPMDSLAINPDTGKAFMHVDECWYCGPCAARCPTGAVTVNMPYLLR
- a CDS encoding GntR family transcriptional regulator; this encodes MALAVPIPIRRPRADRARQVADVLRQAIHRGAYDDGLPTEQQLAAEFFVSRNTIRDALAVLKNEGLIDRGPRVGTHVAQRKYDHGLDTLMGLKETFKGYGDVRNEVRAAMTVAAPPSVAQRLQLAPGQQVVFVERLRYLGGLPLSLDLTYLAPDVGAEILAQPLETNDVFALIEEVSGRRLGSATLALEAIPADPHSAAALQVPDGAALLMLERLTSLDDGRPVDLEYIRMRGDRITMRGSLVRSST
- a CDS encoding GreA/GreB family elongation factor codes for the protein MTSTQQHPWISPQAYERLQRELATLRELSANGTADCERRVRIKQIHDLLANAVVGEDPPDDGIAEPGMVLTIRYDDTGDVETFLLGVRGAEYADMEVYSSQSPLGAAIMGARPGEQRTYRLPSGTALSVTLVNAVPYGIHNAGES